A part of Amyelois transitella isolate CPQ chromosome 12, ilAmyTran1.1, whole genome shotgun sequence genomic DNA contains:
- the LOC106142704 gene encoding histone acetyltransferase KAT8 has translation MAKGDKELEKPIVNNELPNPECRSVDHDDSESAQEQPLDIGEHYLVRRSDESWHPAEIIQTRYNTAESCYEYYVHYVGYDRRLDEWVSRHRVMSDRFDMCEQSNNNINSDHLLTDKSGRKITRNQKRKHDEINHVQKSYAEMDPTTAALEKEHEAITKVKYIDRIQIGKYEIDTWYFSPYPEEYGKQSKLWICEYCLKYMRMEKTYRYHLSECTARQPQGSEIYRKGTIAIFEADGKEHKIYCQNLCLLAKLFLDHKTLYFDIEQFLFYILCEVDKQGAHLVGYFSKEKDSPEGNNVACILTLPPYQRQGYGKLLIAFSYELSRLEQVVGSPEKPLSDLGKLSYRSYWSYVLLEVLSTSRGTLSIKDLSQMTGISQTDIISTLQSMNMVKYWKGQHVICVTPKIVAEQLASSHFKKPRLCVDPSALRWTPPNKQGNSAKAKK, from the coding sequence ATGGCAAAAGGTGATAAAGAATTAGAAAAGCCTATAGTGAATAATGAATTACCCAACCCGGAATGTCGGAGTGTTGACCACGATGACTCAGAATCTGCCCAGGAGCAGCCACTGGACATAGGAGAGCATTATTTGGTGCGGCGGTCGGATGAGTCATGGCACCCGGCTGAAATTATACAGACGCGATACAACACTGCTGAATCCTGCTACGAATATTATGTTCATTATGTCGGCTACGATAGGAGACTCGATGAATGGGTTTCCCGCCACCGGGTTATGTCTGATAGGTTTGACATGTGCGAGCAATCGAATAACAACATAAATTCTGATCATCTTCTCACGGACAAATCCGGCCGGAAAATAACGCGGAACCAAAAACGTAAACACGATGAAATCAATCACGTGCAGAAGTCGTACGCCGAAATGGATCCTACAACTGCAGCTCTGGAAAAGGAACATGAAGCTATTACCAAAGTGAAGTACATTGATAGGATTCAGATTGGCAAATATGAGATAGACACATGGTACTTCAGCCCCTACCCGGAAGAATACGGGAAACAGTCGAAACTCTGGATATGtgaatattgtttaaaatacatGCGGATGGAGAAAACATATAGATATCATTTAAGTGAATGCACAGCAAGACAACCACAGGGCAGTGAGATATACAGGAAAGGTACAATAGCTATATTTGAAGCAGATGGAAAAgagcataaaatatattgtcagAACTTATGTTTACTGGCAAAGTTGTTCCTGGACCATAAAAcactttattttgatatagagcagtttttattctatattttatgtgaAGTTGACAAACAAGGAGCACATCTTGTTGGTTATTTTTCTAAGGAGAAGGATTCCCCAGAGGGTAACAATGTTGCTTGTATATTGACGTTACCTCCATATCAGAGGCAAGGCTATGGGAAATTGCTCATAGCATTTAGTTATGAACTATCAAGGTTAGAACAAGTAGTAGGAAGTCCTGAGAAGCCTTTGTCAGATTTAGGAAAGCTTAGTTATAGGTCTTACTGGTCATATGTGTTGTTAGAAGTATTAAGTACCAGTAGAGGTACATTAAGTATAAAAGATTTGAGCCAAATGACAGGTATATCTCAGACAGATATTATATCCACCCTTCAGTCCATGAATATGGTAAAGTATTGGAAGGGTCAGCATGTGATATGTGTAACACCAAAAATAGTAGCAGAGCAGTTAGCCAGCTCACATTTTAAGAAGCCCCGATTATGTGTAGACCCCTCAGCATTGCGGTGGACACCCCCCAATAAGCAGGGCAACTCTGCTAAAGCCAAAAAGTAA